The Anaerolineales bacterium region TTGATGCGGCGCTGCGCTTCATCAATGCGGCGCTGGGCGCGGCGTGCAGCCCGGTCGGTGGTGTTGCGCAGGCGGTTCTGCAGATCGCGCAGTTGCTGGTTCACATTCTCCATCTGAGCATCGATCTGGGCGCTGACCTGGTCAGTGATCTCGCCAGCCAGGCCGGCGTTGACTTCGATCATGTCCAGATCCAGGTCAAGATCAATATCCAGGTCTTCAAGGCCATCCTCGCCGCCGCGGCTGCGGAAATCCACAAGGCCGATGGCCTTCAGGTGAATTGCACGGCCGCCATCACCCAGGGTGAATTGATGGCTTTCGGCCTGGATGTGGTTTTTGCCGCTGGGGGTGTTCAGATGAATGCTGTTGCCGGCGCTTTCCAGTTGCACATCGGCATCACCCGAGTCGGATAGCTTGCAGAATACGTTGCCGCCAGCCTCCACGTGCACATCGCCGCTGTCAGAGTCCAGGCGCAGGTCGGCGTTGCCGTCTACGTTGGCGGTCACATCGCCTTCGATGTTGCGCAGCGAGAGATTGCCATGCACCGAGCTAACCCGCAGGTCGCCATCCACATTCCGTACGGTGGTATTGCCAGAAACCTCGTCTGCGCTCAGGCTGCCCTCAATGTTGCGGGCTGTCAGATCGCCGGAGACATTGTCTACTTTGGTGTCGCCGGTGCTGCGCAGGGTCAGCGAGCCGGAGACGTTGTTGATGTATACGGTGCTCTCCAGGTTCTGGATGTAAACGTCACGCGTCACATCCTCCACCGTCAGCGTGCTGCCGCTGGGGACGCGGATCACACAGTCATTGGTGGCGCTTAGGGTCACGCTGTCCGGCGTGCTGTTGACCTGAACATCCTGCTCGCTGCGCACATCAATGCGTACCCGCTCTTCATCCCAGCCGCGCACCTGCAGGGAGCCCTGCACGCTTTCGACGGTGATCATCGGGGAGTCGTTGCTGCCAAGTTCCATCCGTGCCATAGCTAGTTTCCTTCTTCCTCTTGAATTAGGCGTAATGCCTCTTCATAGCTGATCTTGCCGCGTTCCAGGTCATCCACAATCCGTTTGCGTTCGTCCTCGCTGAGCCCGGCGAACTCATCTTCACCCGGCTCAAAGCCGAGGGCGCGGATGACTTCCATCAGGCGGTTGCGGATGGTGGGGTAGGAGAGACTGAGATCGGCCTCCATGCGGGTGATCTTGCCCTCATTGCGCACGAACAGCTCAACGAAGGCGAGTTGCTCTTCGCTGAGCTGGCTGAAGGGAGCGCTGGCGAAGCGCCCCTGCAGGGTCGTGTCGCACTCGCGGCAGCGCAAGCTGGTCAGGACCAGCTTGCCGCTGCACACGGGGCAAGCATTCGGTGCGTGGTGCATGGCCGTCTTAGCTGGCCACGCCGCCGTTGGCGGCCTGCATGGCGCTGCCGTGCGGCAGCTGCACCGGGGTGGTGGGGCGGGCCAGCTTGCGGGGCTTGATCCACGCACCCAGCGAGAACAGGGCGGCGGCAGCCTCGCTGCGCAGCTGGTCTACCACGCTGCTGGCGACGACGTAGTGCTGGCCCTCGGCCAGGGTGTGACCCTGAGCCTGCTGGGCGGCGATACGTGCGGCCTCGCCGGCGGGGGTGTGACTGGTGCTATGAAAATTGCTATACATGATGCCTCCTAAAACCTAAAACGAACCTTATAAATCCTTATTTTTGCTTGCTCAATCATGCAGAAGTATACAGAATTATTTGAATTTGTCAAGCATTTTGCTTAGAAATACTTAAACTGGCCTAAAGATCCTTCAAAAATGCCTTTTAACAACGTATTTTTGCGTAAGTCTAGTGCTCGAGGGAGCATGTAGGGGCGTACGCGCCCATGCAGCGTAGCATGCTGCGTCCGCATCCATACCCATGTGCATCCAGAGCGCAGCGTGGGATCCTTGCTACGCGTATCAATCGCACGCGCTGCATAGAAGACATGCCAGCAAAGTTCCATCGCTGGCCCGGCCTCTGCGACCGGGTGTTGGCTTATCCACCCGCTCAGGATGAACGCGGCCGTAGGGGCGGGTTTCAAACCCGCCCTCCATGCGAAAAGGTTCGCGCAGCAAACACGGCTGCCTTGACGCCAAGTCCCAATCTGCTCGCATCCGTCAAAACTGCGCTATACCCACCGCATGAAAAAGACCATGAATCCCATACTCGCCGCCCGCTGGGCTGCCAACTCGCGCAAGCTAGCCACCTTTACCAGCCATCTAGGTCGGAGCGATAGTGCAGGTTAAAAGAATTAAAACAATTAATACATTAAGTACATTTACCGTAAGGGTCGGCTAGCTCACCGCCACAGATCAAGGCAAATGTTTTAACTTCAGATGCAAACTTGGGGGCACACACAAATGAACATGATGATGATTAAAAGTTTTCCGCCCATCGCTGCCATGGGCGCAACCCGGCACGGATCAGCGGATGGTGGCGGGATGGCCGTTGGCGGTCACCTGGTCGCCGGCGGTAAAAGGCTTGCGCAGTACCGCCAACGCCATCGGCCCGTGGGCGGGCGAGACCGCCGCCGAGCTGACCTGGCCGATGGTACGGCCATCCAGGCTGACGCTCTCGCCCGCCGTCAGCGGCTGCTGGCTGCTGAGCTGGGCCAGGGCGCGGGTGACCTTGTCATAGGTCACCTGGCGGGCCAGCACTTCCTGCCCGGTGTAGCAGCCCTTGGTATCGGATACATAGCGGCCCAGCCCGATCTCAAAGGGCGTATATGCGTCGGTGAATTCTGGTGCGCCGGGGCGGCCGGCCTCGATGCGCAGCAGCTCACGTGTCTCAAGATCCAGTTCGGGCAACGAGGCCCACTCGGTGGGCAGGGACAGCCCATCCGGCAGCAGCAGGCGCAGGCAGCCTTCGTCTTGGATGGCATAGAGGGTGTGCTCCTGCCAAGTGGCGGTGACCACCTCGTCCAGTGTGCTCGGCTGGCTTGCGAAGCCAAGGCTGGCCAATGCGCCGCTCACTTGCGGCCCGTAAAGCTCGATCTGGGTCCAGGCCGCGCTGGCGTCTTCGATGGTCACCTGATCGTTGAAGAAAAGGTGGCGCTTGAAATAGGCGGCCAACCCCGGCGCATGGCCGGGCTGGGTGAGCAGCAGAATATGTTCATCCTGCTGCAAGAGGGTGAAGACTTCCAGAATGCGGGCGCTGGGGTTGGTCAGCACGCTGGGCACGGCGCGCTGCGGGCTGAGCAGGCCGACATCGTTGGTGGTCTGGCGCTGCAAGTAGTCTACGCGGGTGGCGCCACTCAGGCGCAGCACGCCCGGCTGCGTCACGCGGTGCCAGGCCGCGGTCTGGGTGGCGGCCTGGTAGCTGGTAGTGGTGGCAGCAGGGGCGGGCGTGCTCATCAAGTGATTTTACCTGCCTGGAGCAGTGTCATTCCGAACCGAGCGATAGCGAGGGAGGAATCCTTTAGGTCAAAGAAAGGGATGATGAACAAGCCTTGTATAATCCATGTAATCTTTCCAAACCTCACAACATCTATACATTATGGAAGCCACACAGACTGACAAACAACTCCCTCAAGAGCACGTCAAAGTGCTCATTCTCGGTTCCGGCCCAGCCGGGCTGGCCGCGGCCCTTTACACCGCCCGCGCCCAGCTGCAGCCGGTAGTCCTGGCCGGCCAGGACTACGGCGGCCAGGTCTCCCTCACCCACACGGTTGAAAACTATCCGGGCTTTCCGGATGCAGTAGGCGGCCCTGAGCTAACCGAGCTGTTCCGCAAGCAGGCCGAGCATTTTGGTGCCAAGACCGTCTTTGATACCGCCGTCAAGGTGGACCTGAGCCAGCGCCCCTTCAAAGTCACTACCTACGCCACCGAATACCTGGCCGAGACGCTCATTATCGGCACCGGGGCTACCCCGCGCCATTTGCAGGTGCCGGGTGAGGTTGAGTTCACAGGTCGCGGCGTCTCGTATTGCGGCACTTGTGACGGCTTCTTCTTTAAAGACAAAGACATTGTGGTTGTCGGCGGCGGTGACAGCGCCATGGAAGAGGGCGCCTTCCTGACCCGCTTCGCCAACAACGTCACCGTCATTCACCGCCGGGATGATTTCCGCGCCGGTGAACTCCTGCTGCAGCGCGCCAAGGACAACCCCAAGATGAAATTCCTCACCAATACGGTGGTGAACAAGATCGAGGGCAACGGCACGGTGCAAACGGTCGAGCTGGAGAATGTGGAAACCGGCGAGAAGTTGCCCTTCACCACCGATGGCGTGTTCATTTTCATCGGCCATACGCCGAACACGCAGTTGTTCCAAGGCCAGCTGGAAATGGACGCGGGCGGCTACCTGGTAGCCAACCGCTACATGGAAACCAGCGTGCCCGGCGTCTTTGCCGCCGGCGAAGTGGCCGACCCGCACTTTCGCCAGGTGATCACCTCGGCTGGCATGGGCGCCGCCGCCGGCATCCAGGCCACCCGCTTCCTGGAGGCCAACGAATAAGCAGGCTGGCGCTGCACAGATGCACAAGGTACAAGCGTCCTCAAATTTTGAGGACGCTTGTGTTGCTGGGTATCGATAAGCCTGGATAGGGGCGGTGATATAATCGCCCCGTTGTATCAAAAAACATTATTCCCTCTAAGCGGAGAAGTGAATGTCGCACAAGATCACCATCGTAGGCGCGGGCATGACCGGAGCCACCGCCGCCCACTGGCTCGCCGAGCGTGAGCTGGCCCAGCTTGCACTAATTGACGTCGTCGAGGGCATGCCGCAGGGCAAAGCCCTCGATTTGTTCCAGGCCATGCCGGTCATCGGCAAGGATGTCAAGATCGAAGGCAGCAACGACTATGCCGCCAGCGAAGGTTCTGACATTGTGGTCATCACTGCTGGTCTGCCGCGTAAGCCGGGCATGAGCCGCGACGACCTGCTGGCCACCAATGCCGACATCGTCAAGAAAGCCACTGAAGAGACCCTCAAGCGTTCCCCCAACGCCATCTACATCATCCTCACCAACCCGCTGGATGCCATGTGCTACGTGGCAATGAAGGCCGGCGGTCTGCCGCGCGAGCGCGTGATCGGCCAGGCCGGCATCCTCGACTCGGCCCGCATGCGCGCCTTTGTAGCCATGGAGCTGGGCGTGAGCGTGGAGAACATCTTCTGCTACGTGCTGGGCGGCCACGGCGACAGCATGGTGCCGCTCACCCGCCACTCCAACGTGGCCGGTGTGCCGCTCAACGAGACCATGCCAGCGGACCGCTTGGCGGCCATCGTCGACCGCACTCGCAAGGGCGGCGGCGAGATCGTGGCCCTGCTGAAGCAGGGCAGCGCCTTCTACGCACCCTCGGTGGCGGTTGCCCAAATGGCCGAGGCCATTTTGAAGGACAAGCAACTGATTGCCCCGTGCGCAGTATGGATGAACGGCGAGTACGGGCTGAAAGACATCTTCTTTGGCGTACCGGCCCAGCTTGGCCGCAAGGGCCTGGAGAAGGTGATCGAGTACACCTTGAACGACGAAGAGAAAGCAATGCTGGATAACTCTGCCGCTGAAGTGCGTGAGCTGACCGCCGCACTGAAGCTGTAAACACGGATCGGAGCAGGCATGGCAAAAGACACGCTAAGCATCAAAGATAACCGCACCGGGCAGGAGTACGAACTGCCGATCTGGGAAGGCACGATCAAAGCCATTGACCTGCGCCAGATTAAAACCGGCCCTGAGGACTTCGGTCTGATGACGTACGACCCGGCCTTCATGAACACAGCCAGCACCAAGAGCGAGATCACCTACCTGGATGGCGACAACGGTATCCTGCGTTATCGCGGCTACCCGATCGAGCAACTGGCCGAAAAG contains the following coding sequences:
- the mdh gene encoding malate dehydrogenase; this encodes MSHKITIVGAGMTGATAAHWLAERELAQLALIDVVEGMPQGKALDLFQAMPVIGKDVKIEGSNDYAASEGSDIVVITAGLPRKPGMSRDDLLATNADIVKKATEETLKRSPNAIYIILTNPLDAMCYVAMKAGGLPRERVIGQAGILDSARMRAFVAMELGVSVENIFCYVLGGHGDSMVPLTRHSNVAGVPLNETMPADRLAAIVDRTRKGGGEIVALLKQGSAFYAPSVAVAQMAEAILKDKQLIAPCAVWMNGEYGLKDIFFGVPAQLGRKGLEKVIEYTLNDEEKAMLDNSAAEVRELTAALKL
- a CDS encoding DUF2089 domain-containing protein encodes the protein MHHAPNACPVCSGKLVLTSLRCRECDTTLQGRFASAPFSQLSEEQLAFVELFVRNEGKITRMEADLSLSYPTIRNRLMEVIRALGFEPGEDEFAGLSEDERKRIVDDLERGKISYEEALRLIQEEEGN
- the trxB gene encoding thioredoxin-disulfide reductase — protein: MEATQTDKQLPQEHVKVLILGSGPAGLAAALYTARAQLQPVVLAGQDYGGQVSLTHTVENYPGFPDAVGGPELTELFRKQAEHFGAKTVFDTAVKVDLSQRPFKVTTYATEYLAETLIIGTGATPRHLQVPGEVEFTGRGVSYCGTCDGFFFKDKDIVVVGGGDSAMEEGAFLTRFANNVTVIHRRDDFRAGELLLQRAKDNPKMKFLTNTVVNKIEGNGTVQTVELENVETGEKLPFTTDGVFIFIGHTPNTQLFQGQLEMDAGGYLVANRYMETSVPGVFAAGEVADPHFRQVITSAGMGAAAGIQATRFLEANE